A single region of the Legionella oakridgensis ATCC 33761 = DSM 21215 genome encodes:
- a CDS encoding ABC transporter permease, which yields MNLIQLFNLVVISHLKQQKLSVLFAIVSIVLGVSVYVTIRLTTDNILTSFQASTNYISEQNTVIISATMPIAESVIPELLKIPDIDVIAPLSMHFVKAYSDNKSIGYVPIIGIDILTLNQIIPTKNTFEGLGLSNYVSFLQDEPVNAVISKGLARKVGFSHLKLLINGVYKPIEVKAVIDNATIWGDEVIIVDIKNFQDLFKEYSTVNQLHLTFNTSDIKKAIAMVTSVLPPSLTVTQGNENVQYAEDITSTYRFNLNFLTCLALLVTAIIIYNAISHYVLERRRDFGIMLILGAQPNHLFIFTLLTSMLLAVFCSFLGLLVGYLITWLNIHYIIQTFSSLFLPLDIMEVSVPLSLAMEVILIVTIIALLVGIFPCLEAYKTSTRQTTFYQTYEQQFQAKIPRFTLLAMVLILVSSLGLIPAILKWNINIVYISLSGILLGTAFFLPALLSYLLVFLRKIIPPLWLEAIMAVEHIKITMRKNVVAIAAMSITISLYLSAMIIIDSTRYTCTNWINQILSADIYINTKNSTFSFMGNYIANEMVEFIVNRPEVEATNLLTHRDISYKNKSLRIIGMVLPTIGDYYKLPLVQPMDKKQLQSIFSDPRNILISEHLAHEFNYHIGDTILIPGHHGSLQLKIANIFYNYANYQNILIMSNSLFMQLYDDPRIESALLYLKHPALYQPFLDSLKEAFPDLNLPIQNQTEVKNRGINMMEQTFKISKAIILAIFVLTALTLFNVLEQLILSRKHEFTIFWSIGANDYTLIKMCLWESFIIYIAAVLGGLIPTIIGLFLIFKFLTQFLFGINITFVVSYQSIISFFILLSGLVVLDGLLPAFKMRTFINVKGLKYE from the coding sequence ATGAATTTGATTCAATTATTTAATTTAGTCGTTATTTCTCATCTTAAACAACAAAAACTTAGTGTGTTATTTGCTATAGTTAGCATTGTATTAGGAGTGAGTGTATACGTAACTATACGACTGACTACTGACAATATTCTCACCAGTTTCCAAGCATCCACAAACTATATTAGCGAACAAAACACGGTTATTATTTCTGCAACCATGCCTATAGCAGAATCGGTTATTCCCGAGCTATTAAAAATACCTGATATTGATGTTATTGCTCCGCTAAGTATGCATTTTGTAAAAGCATATAGCGATAATAAAAGTATTGGTTATGTCCCAATAATTGGAATTGATATTCTAACACTCAATCAAATCATTCCTACGAAAAATACCTTTGAAGGATTAGGTTTATCTAATTACGTAAGCTTTTTGCAAGATGAACCTGTGAATGCAGTGATATCGAAGGGGCTTGCACGAAAAGTTGGTTTTTCTCATTTGAAATTGTTGATTAATGGCGTGTATAAGCCTATTGAAGTAAAAGCGGTAATTGATAATGCGACGATTTGGGGAGATGAGGTAATTATTGTTGATATAAAAAATTTTCAAGATTTGTTCAAGGAGTATTCCACAGTCAATCAGTTGCACCTCACATTTAATACTTCTGACATAAAGAAGGCAATCGCTATGGTTACCTCCGTGCTGCCTCCTTCTCTTACAGTAACCCAAGGTAATGAAAATGTTCAGTATGCTGAAGATATCACGTCGACCTACCGATTTAATTTAAATTTTTTAACGTGTTTAGCTTTATTAGTAACTGCCATTATTATCTATAACGCTATCAGTCATTATGTTTTAGAACGAAGAAGAGACTTTGGAATTATGCTGATTTTAGGCGCTCAACCTAATCATTTATTTATATTTACTCTCTTAACGAGCATGCTACTCGCAGTTTTCTGTTCCTTTCTCGGGCTTTTAGTTGGATATCTAATAACATGGCTCAATATTCACTATATTATCCAAACGTTTTCTTCTTTATTTTTGCCATTGGATATAATGGAAGTATCCGTTCCTTTATCACTTGCAATGGAAGTCATATTGATTGTAACGATTATTGCGTTACTAGTCGGTATTTTTCCTTGTTTAGAAGCTTATAAAACCTCAACTAGGCAAACTACTTTTTATCAAACGTATGAACAACAATTTCAAGCTAAAATCCCTCGATTTACCTTATTGGCGATGGTTTTAATACTGGTATCTTCATTAGGGTTAATACCAGCTATATTAAAGTGGAACATCAACATCGTTTATATTTCATTATCGGGCATTTTACTAGGGACTGCTTTTTTTCTTCCTGCGTTATTAAGCTATTTGTTAGTGTTTCTAAGAAAAATTATTCCACCCCTGTGGTTGGAAGCAATCATGGCAGTGGAGCACATTAAAATCACTATGCGTAAGAATGTGGTTGCTATTGCAGCAATGAGTATTACTATTTCTTTATATCTATCCGCGATGATTATAATTGACAGCACTCGCTATACTTGCACCAATTGGATCAATCAGATCTTGTCAGCAGATATTTATATTAATACCAAGAATTCAACCTTTTCCTTTATGGGAAACTATATTGCAAATGAAATGGTCGAGTTTATTGTAAATCGTCCTGAAGTTGAGGCTACCAATTTATTAACTCATAGGGACATTAGTTATAAAAATAAATCATTACGCATCATTGGGATGGTACTTCCAACCATTGGAGATTACTATAAGCTTCCCTTGGTCCAGCCAATGGATAAAAAACAGTTACAAAGCATATTTTCTGATCCACGCAATATACTTATTTCTGAGCATTTAGCCCATGAGTTTAACTACCATATTGGCGATACTATTCTTATTCCTGGTCATCATGGTTCATTGCAGTTAAAAATAGCTAATATTTTTTATAATTACGCTAATTATCAAAACATATTGATAATGTCCAATAGTTTATTCATGCAATTATATGATGATCCACGAATAGAGTCCGCACTACTCTATTTGAAACATCCGGCACTTTATCAGCCTTTCTTAGACTCTTTAAAAGAAGCATTTCCTGATTTGAACTTACCTATCCAAAATCAAACGGAAGTTAAGAATAGAGGTATTAATATGATGGAGCAAACGTTTAAAATTAGTAAAGCCATTATATTAGCCATCTTCGTTTTAACGGCATTAACTTTATTCAATGTGTTAGAACAACTTATTCTTAGTCGCAAGCATGAATTCACCATTTTTTGGTCTATAGGCGCTAATGATTATACACTTATTAAGATGTGTTTATGGGAGTCTTTCATAATTTATATTGCTGCAGTGCTAGGTGGGCTTATCCCCACAATAATTGGATTATTTCTTATTTTTAAGTTTCTGACACAATTCCTTTTTGGCATTAACATTACCTTTGTTGTCTCATATCAATCGATTATTTCATTTTTTATTTTGTTATCAGGGCTTGTTGTTCTGGATGGATTATTACCGGCATTTAAAATGAGGACGTTTATTAATGTGAAAGGATTGAAGTATGAGTAA
- a CDS encoding YetF domain-containing protein codes for MTWGVTHKFGKLVKGRPTILVKDGEIIWEALEKNQVSKDDLLEMVRDKLHMMHLNQIKEARLERTGKISFIIKNNN; via the coding sequence ATGACGTGGGGAGTTACTCATAAGTTTGGTAAATTAGTAAAAGGGAGACCCACCATTCTGGTTAAAGATGGAGAAATTATTTGGGAAGCATTGGAAAAAAATCAGGTTTCTAAAGACGATTTACTAGAAATGGTCCGAGATAAATTGCATATGATGCATTTGAATCAGATAAAAGAAGCACGCTTAGAACGTACTGGCAAGATAAGTTTTATTATAAAAAATAATAATTAA
- a CDS encoding glycosyltransferase family 2 protein: protein MQKSQENLEEKLSIPVRESTHSAPLSLMSIPQGQPSEPPGMNAEFLLSLIDPRPLCIPFNRKRVIWWLALTGLIASYAVLEWQTGITSSIHHALSYSSLPLMLLLLLYEPLMLAFALALVKYPEPEPDRDPLERAEEGHSKQDSAELTQELVLQREAYERNQALVVLIPCHKSIEVIRETVLSCLPHVPPKRIYVVDNGLEEIAPDGTHELIRTINSEVRYVYYGNTGNKTIALLTAIQYIHHHHPDNIQYALLIDDDVRIPRQYKVRYDFFSDEAVQGIVYPLRAISDFKPHSLLTRLQDLEYQLSDLDMAFLDRTHSVIRPHGAASLWRIKTLIEVLLHHNAVFKGDDVMMGLILQRMRTAQGPAKLRLDLNCCFETQAPHTILGPSPNLYEQRVRSWNEAQFLYFWNLSLKPLLTVWQRPCLSLLAIKNHQLYNVHAQFMHVLRLPLLIAFSTSPVYWGMQVGSSLLQGLLVAGFNYLKLPKERRNDWITVGSYPAYSWLNASFGTLSFLRVLFVSGPAAPYPRSIQTRIQHHQLALPNVAPSPKTPASDIQSQKTAMTHLRSHGLFRPSSLPRHDETQEAIEEDIIEFESVERRSEFN from the coding sequence TTGCAGAAAAGTCAGGAGAATCTGGAAGAAAAATTAAGTATTCCAGTAAGAGAGTCCACACACTCTGCCCCACTGAGTCTCATGAGCATCCCACAAGGGCAACCTTCAGAACCACCTGGCATGAATGCCGAATTTTTATTGAGTTTAATTGATCCAAGACCTCTTTGTATTCCCTTCAATCGCAAGCGTGTTATTTGGTGGCTTGCATTAACCGGATTGATTGCTTCTTACGCTGTTTTAGAGTGGCAAACAGGCATTACTTCATCGATTCATCATGCCCTATCGTATTCCTCTCTGCCGCTAATGTTGCTGTTGTTGTTGTATGAGCCCTTGATGCTCGCATTCGCACTTGCCTTGGTGAAATACCCGGAACCTGAGCCAGATAGAGATCCTCTTGAGAGAGCAGAAGAAGGCCATTCCAAACAGGATAGCGCAGAATTAACCCAAGAATTGGTTCTCCAAAGAGAAGCCTACGAGCGCAATCAAGCGCTCGTCGTTTTAATCCCATGCCACAAAAGCATTGAAGTCATTCGTGAAACAGTTCTCTCGTGCCTACCTCACGTTCCTCCAAAACGCATTTATGTTGTGGATAATGGCTTAGAAGAAATTGCACCAGACGGCACTCACGAATTGATACGAACAATAAATTCAGAAGTTCGCTACGTGTATTATGGCAATACAGGAAACAAAACGATTGCACTGTTGACTGCCATACAATACATCCATCACCATCATCCAGATAACATACAATATGCCCTACTCATTGATGACGATGTTCGCATTCCAAGACAATATAAGGTTCGTTATGATTTCTTTAGTGATGAAGCCGTGCAAGGAATTGTTTATCCTTTACGCGCAATTTCTGATTTTAAACCCCATTCGCTCTTAACCCGACTACAAGATTTAGAATATCAACTCTCTGACTTGGACATGGCATTCCTTGATCGCACTCATAGTGTGATTCGTCCACATGGAGCCGCTTCACTATGGCGAATTAAAACATTAATTGAAGTGTTATTGCATCATAATGCGGTTTTTAAAGGCGACGATGTCATGATGGGTCTCATTCTCCAACGCATGCGTACCGCTCAAGGTCCTGCCAAATTACGACTTGATCTTAATTGTTGCTTTGAAACGCAAGCTCCTCATACCATCCTTGGACCTTCACCCAATTTATATGAACAGCGAGTCCGTTCCTGGAACGAAGCGCAATTTCTATACTTCTGGAACCTGTCGCTTAAACCACTATTGACGGTATGGCAAAGACCATGCCTATCCTTATTAGCCATTAAAAACCATCAACTTTATAACGTTCATGCACAATTCATGCATGTTCTTCGCTTGCCACTATTAATTGCCTTTTCCACAAGTCCGGTGTATTGGGGAATGCAGGTTGGTTCCTCTCTCCTGCAAGGCTTGTTAGTGGCTGGTTTTAATTACTTAAAATTACCCAAAGAGCGCCGCAATGACTGGATAACTGTCGGTAGTTATCCAGCATATTCCTGGCTTAATGCCAGCTTCGGCACATTATCATTTCTTAGAGTATTATTTGTTAGTGGTCCGGCCGCGCCTTATCCCAGAAGCATACAAACAAGAATCCAACATCATCAATTGGCATTGCCAAACGTCGCTCCATCTCCTAAAACGCCAGCCTCAGACATTCAATCTCAAAAAACAGCAATGACTCATTTACGCAGCCATGGATTATTTAGACCTTCAAGTTTACCGAGGCACGATGAAACCCAGGAGGCAATAGAAGAAGACATTATTGAATTTGAAAGTGTTGAAAGAAGGTCAGAATTTAATTGA
- a CDS encoding VOC family protein gives MIQINHLDHLVMTVQDIERTCEFYQNVLGMEVQTFKMTRKALKFGHQKINLHLKGHEFEPKAVSPTIGALDLCFIVNTPLQEVITHLNHLNIPIEEGPVERTGAEGPILSVYIRDPDKNLIELAQVGRQC, from the coding sequence ATGATTCAAATTAATCATTTAGATCATTTGGTTATGACTGTTCAGGATATTGAAAGAACTTGTGAATTCTATCAAAACGTATTAGGGATGGAGGTGCAGACCTTTAAAATGACACGTAAAGCGTTAAAATTTGGGCATCAAAAGATTAATTTGCATTTAAAAGGGCATGAATTTGAACCAAAGGCAGTATCGCCAACCATCGGAGCATTGGATCTTTGTTTTATTGTTAATACACCGTTGCAGGAAGTGATCACGCATTTAAATCATTTAAATATTCCCATTGAAGAAGGCCCAGTTGAGCGTACTGGTGCTGAAGGTCCCATCCTGTCGGTATATATTCGCGATCCAGATAAAAATTTAATTGAATTGGCACAGGTTGGAAGGCAATGTTAG
- a CDS encoding ABC transporter ATP-binding protein, which translates to MYISLSQVCKKYEQFKNNQALCNVTFKIEPQEKMIAIVGPSGSGKSTLLNLIAALDQPDSGKILVGSHNITRLNRAQLAKYRLHEIGIIFQFFNLFPTLTVFENIAVPGYLAKTANKLLNKKVEALAEQVGIHHLLRNYPHEISGGEAQRTAICRALINDPKLLLADEPTGNLDTETAKVIFALLQSLVDRQKLTALIVTHDMSLIKNVNRVISIRNGCVHEFDSII; encoded by the coding sequence ATGTATATCTCTTTAAGCCAAGTTTGTAAAAAGTATGAGCAGTTTAAAAACAATCAAGCCTTATGTAATGTCACATTTAAGATTGAACCACAAGAAAAAATGATTGCTATTGTTGGCCCTAGTGGGTCAGGGAAAAGCACGCTTTTAAATTTAATTGCGGCTTTGGATCAACCAGATTCTGGCAAAATTCTAGTTGGATCACATAACATTACTCGGCTCAATCGTGCTCAATTAGCAAAATATCGATTACATGAAATAGGGATTATTTTCCAATTCTTTAATTTGTTCCCTACGCTCACAGTATTTGAAAATATAGCGGTTCCTGGATATTTGGCTAAAACAGCCAATAAATTGTTGAACAAAAAAGTTGAAGCTTTGGCTGAGCAAGTTGGCATACACCATTTGCTAAGAAATTATCCTCATGAAATTTCTGGGGGCGAAGCTCAACGTACGGCAATATGCCGCGCACTAATTAATGACCCGAAATTATTGTTAGCAGATGAGCCAACTGGAAATTTGGATACAGAAACTGCAAAGGTAATTTTTGCATTACTGCAAAGTTTAGTGGATCGTCAGAAATTAACTGCGCTGATTGTCACGCATGATATGAGTTTAATTAAAAATGTAAACAGAGTTATTAGCATAAGAAATGGTTGTGTTCATGAATTTGATTCAATTATTTAA
- a CDS encoding carotenoid 1,2-hydratase, which produces MSKSLLKLLIVLLLINPMIAVAIPKTLSFPIDHGKHREADWESWDFFGHLIDANNRVFGFSLTFLRLGVTSQQPPSLWRTEDIYASYFTITDGEQKQFYSQEKANRTSFNFAGASDTQLWIWNRGWQAFMNASDIVLQAKTKDAALNLRLRPAKSPLLFAQNGFFDRLGLYYYSLPNLEGNGELRLNENKYQIVAVRGGMDHAFQMNKNNDVVWDKFNIQLNNGDDILLYIFASKKSLFISPNSFCIISHADGSSTLLSLADFQFTRLNSWRSEKSKTTYPSGWTLTIPNHHYYLKIIPIITNQEITTLNTTYWNGQSLVTGEKNGAPLMGYAYIELSKYLIRSYTL; this is translated from the coding sequence ATGAGTAAATCCTTATTAAAGCTTTTGATAGTCCTCCTCTTGATTAACCCGATGATTGCAGTAGCCATACCTAAAACGCTATCTTTTCCTATTGATCATGGTAAGCATCGTGAAGCAGATTGGGAGTCGTGGGATTTTTTTGGTCATTTAATTGATGCTAACAATCGTGTATTTGGATTTAGTCTGACTTTTTTACGGCTCGGTGTCACTTCTCAACAACCACCTTCGTTGTGGAGAACAGAAGACATCTACGCTTCATATTTTACCATCACTGATGGTGAGCAAAAACAATTCTATTCTCAAGAAAAAGCGAACCGTACTAGCTTTAATTTTGCGGGAGCAAGCGACACGCAATTGTGGATATGGAATAGAGGATGGCAAGCATTCATGAATGCCAGTGATATAGTTCTTCAAGCTAAAACAAAAGATGCCGCGCTTAATTTACGTTTAAGACCAGCAAAATCACCTCTTTTATTTGCACAGAATGGTTTTTTTGACCGGTTGGGTTTGTATTACTATTCCTTACCTAACTTAGAAGGGAATGGAGAGCTAAGGTTGAATGAAAATAAATATCAAATAGTCGCTGTCAGAGGTGGAATGGATCATGCATTTCAAATGAACAAAAATAATGATGTAGTCTGGGATAAATTTAATATCCAATTAAATAATGGTGACGATATTTTGCTCTATATCTTCGCTTCAAAAAAGAGTCTTTTTATTTCCCCTAATAGTTTTTGCATTATAAGTCATGCTGATGGGAGTTCCACTCTGTTGAGTTTGGCTGATTTTCAATTCACCCGGTTAAATTCATGGCGTAGCGAAAAATCAAAAACTACTTATCCCTCTGGTTGGACCCTTACAATCCCTAACCATCATTATTATTTAAAAATCATTCCAATAATAACAAATCAAGAAATTACCACTTTGAATACCACCTATTGGAATGGACAAAGTTTAGTTACTGGAGAAAAAAATGGTGCCCCTCTTATGGGTTATGCCTATATTGAGTTGTCAAAATACCTAATACGAAGTTATACTTTATAA
- a CDS encoding Hpt domain-containing protein — protein MEQLAHKMKGGTVYLGTIKMKYACQYLERYQKAGHSTLLEPLYQQLIKVLQDTKQYLQQWPECQ, from the coding sequence GTGGAACAATTAGCTCACAAAATGAAAGGTGGCACCGTCTACCTTGGAACTATTAAAATGAAGTACGCTTGCCAATACCTGGAACGTTATCAGAAAGCAGGCCACAGCACTTTGCTCGAACCTCTCTACCAACAACTCATCAAAGTCTTACAGGATACCAAACAATACCTTCAGCAATGGCCTGAATGCCAATGA
- a CDS encoding Fur family transcriptional regulator — translation MKHNLLDKAYKHCISRGYRFTGPRERVLKILVDERKPLGAYDILQKLSMEIDNPKPPTVYRAIQFWHQEGFIHCIDSLKSYVACLHGHHVGQAQFLICNDCDFVKELECLVDFSAITEAANAIQFSIINYTVEIKGLCAHCSIN, via the coding sequence ATGAAACATAATTTATTGGACAAGGCCTATAAGCATTGCATAAGCCGTGGTTATCGTTTTACCGGACCAAGAGAGCGCGTCCTAAAAATATTGGTGGATGAACGAAAGCCTCTCGGTGCTTATGATATATTACAAAAATTATCGATGGAGATTGATAATCCTAAGCCGCCGACCGTCTATCGTGCCATTCAGTTTTGGCATCAAGAGGGATTTATTCATTGCATTGACAGCCTTAAATCTTATGTTGCTTGTTTGCATGGGCATCATGTTGGGCAAGCTCAATTTCTCATTTGCAACGATTGTGATTTTGTTAAAGAATTAGAGTGTCTTGTTGATTTTTCTGCCATTACCGAAGCAGCAAATGCCATTCAATTTTCAATTATAAATTATACGGTAGAAATCAAAGGACTCTGTGCTCACTGCTCGATTAATTAA
- a CDS encoding GIY-YIG nuclease family protein: MHTESCVYLLTNKHNNVLYTGVTHDLIRRVYEHKNKLVAGFTQKYNVDRLVYFEVCSGIVMAIEREKQIKGWSRKKKHDLINALNPEWNDLYPSLL; this comes from the coding sequence ATGCATACGGAGTCTTGCGTTTACCTTCTGACCAATAAACACAATAATGTTTTGTATACCGGTGTTACCCATGATTTGATACGCCGTGTTTATGAACACAAAAATAAACTGGTGGCTGGATTTACCCAAAAATACAATGTGGATCGACTGGTTTATTTTGAAGTTTGTTCAGGCATCGTCATGGCTATTGAGCGAGAAAAACAAATCAAAGGGTGGTCTCGAAAAAAGAAGCATGATTTGATTAATGCATTGAATCCTGAATGGAACGATTTGTATCCATCGCTACTTTAA
- a CDS encoding heavy metal translocating P-type ATPase, producing MWGIGLLVISIGSFNIPVIAYYIITGLTALMTLYLGRSVYQSAWRSLFEKKWDTTTLYAISTLTILVVSFVSLFVPGLPMMFEAAPLVLGFWHLGEGIEHTLIGEISKKLDVRDCVPPIVLLKGNPNQKISVKTLIPNDVIIVTGGSVIPVDGVLTTDALLYTTRIDGSPDLKKFKAGDVVKAGMRLADHIPSLNMRVTKTYQNSYLSLIARNINQANAEKAPVEVFANKVLKYFIPALLAIALVSGIVIGLLFNPALAIQCVISVLVSACPCALSLITPLAVKIGMKKASEQGIHFNNGKALQAAANIDTIVFDLNGTLTQGKMVIHNLRITDKKFLRHIALLESQSDHPTAKIIKSYIEGQSIVSDEPLEITSVDKSHHSGIKGKINGEVFMIGNQDMLLANGITHIDKPYDNPENGSIYIVREGTVIGQISLTDPLREDAIATVAQLKRLGKTVHICTGSDKTSAEKYATLLGISKDNICANAVGAATKPGEVPKTSYIQQLKSRGRKVAMVGDAANDITAIAYSDVGIAVKSNIGDDITQQHAGIVIQQGLLFPIATAFDVAEKTKQNIFQNLFVSLAYNSTITLIAAGLFVALGFTLNPALGVALVILESTLVLANLYRLKQQEVVSAASISAQAARHEEVPGNTTSKVLSALGYRPQPTASLTDATEYKRADFRSGSLFAPKESLSFHSPERTQQELLCHY from the coding sequence GTGTGGGGAATAGGCTTGCTCGTCATTTCCATTGGGAGTTTTAATATTCCTGTGATTGCTTACTACATCATAACAGGTCTTACCGCGTTGATGACCTTGTATTTAGGACGTAGTGTTTATCAATCAGCGTGGCGATCGCTCTTTGAAAAAAAATGGGATACTACTACGTTATATGCGATTAGCACATTGACCATTCTTGTGGTCTCTTTCGTAAGCCTATTTGTTCCTGGCTTACCTATGATGTTTGAAGCTGCCCCTCTTGTCTTAGGCTTTTGGCATTTGGGCGAAGGCATTGAACATACCTTAATTGGTGAAATTAGTAAAAAATTAGACGTACGCGATTGCGTACCACCGATCGTCTTATTAAAAGGGAATCCAAACCAAAAAATTTCAGTCAAAACATTAATTCCTAACGATGTTATTATCGTTACCGGCGGGAGTGTTATTCCTGTCGATGGGGTATTAACGACAGATGCACTGCTTTATACCACACGAATCGATGGCTCACCTGATCTTAAAAAATTTAAAGCAGGTGATGTTGTGAAAGCTGGGATGCGTTTAGCGGATCATATTCCTTCATTGAACATGCGTGTCACAAAAACTTACCAAAACTCCTATCTGTCATTAATCGCAAGAAATATTAATCAAGCGAATGCTGAAAAAGCACCCGTTGAAGTATTTGCGAATAAAGTATTGAAATATTTTATCCCCGCTTTACTTGCAATAGCGCTGGTATCAGGCATTGTCATAGGTTTATTGTTTAACCCGGCTCTTGCTATTCAATGTGTAATCTCCGTTCTTGTGAGTGCATGCCCCTGTGCTTTGAGTTTGATTACACCTCTGGCAGTTAAAATCGGCATGAAAAAAGCTTCTGAACAAGGAATTCATTTTAACAATGGCAAAGCATTACAAGCGGCAGCTAACATTGACACCATTGTCTTTGATTTAAATGGCACGCTTACTCAAGGTAAAATGGTGATACACAACTTACGCATCACCGATAAAAAATTTTTGCGCCATATCGCCCTATTAGAAAGTCAATCTGATCACCCAACGGCAAAAATCATTAAGTCTTATATAGAGGGTCAAAGCATTGTTTCCGATGAGCCATTAGAAATAACTTCTGTTGATAAAAGCCATCACTCTGGCATAAAAGGCAAAATTAATGGTGAAGTATTCATGATAGGCAATCAAGATATGTTATTGGCAAATGGCATTACACATATTGATAAGCCTTATGATAATCCTGAGAATGGCTCCATTTACATCGTGCGCGAAGGAACCGTCATAGGACAAATTTCCCTAACTGACCCTTTGCGTGAAGATGCTATAGCCACCGTTGCTCAATTAAAACGCCTGGGTAAAACCGTGCATATCTGTACGGGATCAGATAAAACCTCTGCAGAAAAATACGCCACATTATTAGGCATTTCTAAAGATAATATTTGTGCGAATGCAGTGGGAGCTGCCACTAAACCTGGTGAAGTACCTAAGACAAGTTATATTCAGCAGTTAAAAAGCAGAGGCCGTAAAGTCGCCATGGTGGGTGATGCAGCTAACGATATTACCGCCATTGCCTATTCTGATGTAGGCATTGCTGTTAAATCCAATATTGGCGATGACATCACGCAACAACATGCAGGCATCGTGATTCAACAAGGATTATTATTCCCCATCGCAACCGCCTTCGATGTGGCAGAAAAAACCAAACAAAATATTTTCCAAAACTTATTCGTGAGTCTAGCTTATAACTCGACGATCACTTTAATAGCAGCCGGTTTGTTTGTTGCCTTAGGGTTTACCTTGAATCCTGCCCTTGGGGTTGCCTTGGTGATACTTGAATCCACGCTTGTTTTAGCCAATTTATATCGACTTAAACAACAGGAGGTTGTCTCTGCCGCATCCATTAGCGCCCAGGCAGCAAGACATGAAGAAGTTCCTGGAAATACAACGTCAAAAGTCTTGAGTGCGTTAGGGTATCGTCCTCAACCCACGGCAAGTTTAACCGATGCAACAGAATATAAGAGAGCAGACTTCAGGAGCGGAAGTTTATTTGCGCCTAAAGAAAGTCTTTCTTTTCATTCTCCTGAAAGAACTCAGCAAGAGCTGCTATGTCACTATTAA